Proteins encoded within one genomic window of Leptolyngbya sp. 'hensonii':
- the uvrC gene encoding excinuclease ABC subunit UvrC, producing MALSSKATPLIKDPERLESRLREIPTEPGVYLMRDADDHILYIGKSKKLRSRVRSYFRDPQSLNPRMELMVRQVADIEFIVTDTESEALALEANLVKQHQPHFNVLLKDDKKYPYLCITWSEAYPRIFITRRRQLGREKDRYYGPYVDVGLLRRTLHLVKRIFPLRQRPQPLFKDRPCLNYDIGRCPGVCQQLVTSEDYRKTVQKVAMVFQGRTRELEEILTGQMEQAAEALLFEQAARIRDQIIGLKSLAADQKVSLPDDTVSRDAIALAADDQHACIQLFQIRAGRLVGRLGFVADAQSGTPGAILQRVLEEHYPLVDPVEIPAEILVQHDLPESDLLADFLSQTKGRKVTILTPQRQVKADLIEMVERNAGYELARNQKFADRNAQAMLDLATLLDLPDLPHRIEGYDISHIQGSDAVASQVVFVDGLPAKQHYRHYKIKTPTVTSGHSDDFASMAEVIQRRFRKYAKADEENWTAGHGKARSSDPITARAALNADWPDLIMIDGGKGQLSAVVNALRQMNLLEEVKVVSLAKRREEIFLPGASFPLQSDPEQPGVQLLRRLRDEAHRFAVSFHRQQRTDRMRRSRLAEIPGLGHHRQKVLLGHFRSIDYLREASPQQIAEVPGIGPRLAQQIYDYFHPAQTSD from the coding sequence GTGGCCTTATCTTCGAAAGCAACTCCCCTGATTAAAGATCCAGAACGCCTGGAAAGCCGGTTACGTGAGATTCCCACCGAACCCGGTGTCTATCTCATGCGAGATGCAGACGACCACATTCTTTACATCGGCAAATCCAAGAAATTGCGATCGCGGGTTCGATCCTATTTTCGAGATCCCCAAAGTCTCAATCCTCGAATGGAACTGATGGTCCGTCAGGTCGCAGACATTGAATTTATTGTCACGGATACAGAGTCAGAAGCCCTGGCCCTGGAAGCCAATCTAGTTAAGCAGCATCAGCCGCACTTCAATGTGCTGTTGAAGGATGACAAGAAATATCCCTATCTTTGCATCACCTGGTCAGAAGCCTATCCCCGCATTTTCATTACCCGGCGGCGGCAATTGGGCCGGGAAAAGGATCGATACTATGGACCCTATGTGGATGTGGGGCTGTTACGGCGCACGCTGCACCTGGTAAAACGGATCTTTCCTCTGCGCCAGCGTCCCCAACCCCTGTTTAAGGATCGGCCCTGCCTGAACTACGACATTGGTCGCTGCCCTGGTGTCTGCCAGCAACTGGTGACTTCAGAAGACTATCGGAAGACGGTGCAAAAAGTGGCGATGGTTTTCCAGGGACGCACCCGTGAGCTGGAAGAGATTCTCACGGGCCAGATGGAACAGGCTGCCGAGGCGTTGCTGTTTGAGCAGGCAGCCCGAATTCGAGACCAGATCATTGGCTTGAAATCCCTGGCCGCCGATCAGAAGGTGTCTTTGCCAGATGATACGGTGTCTCGGGATGCGATCGCCCTGGCTGCCGATGACCAGCATGCCTGCATTCAGCTTTTTCAGATTCGGGCAGGCAGGCTGGTGGGGCGTCTGGGTTTTGTGGCCGACGCCCAATCGGGAACACCGGGGGCCATTCTGCAACGAGTTTTAGAAGAACATTATCCCCTTGTTGATCCGGTAGAAATTCCAGCAGAGATTCTGGTGCAGCATGATCTACCGGAAAGTGATCTGCTGGCGGACTTCTTGAGCCAGACGAAGGGGCGCAAGGTGACGATCCTGACACCCCAGCGGCAGGTCAAAGCGGACCTGATCGAAATGGTGGAGCGGAATGCCGGGTATGAACTGGCTCGGAATCAGAAGTTTGCCGATCGCAACGCCCAGGCCATGCTCGACCTGGCCACCCTGTTGGATCTGCCCGATCTGCCCCACCGGATCGAGGGCTATGACATCTCCCATATCCAGGGATCGGATGCGGTGGCCTCCCAGGTGGTGTTTGTCGATGGCCTGCCAGCCAAGCAACATTACCGCCACTACAAGATCAAAACCCCTACGGTCACTTCCGGTCATTCCGATGACTTTGCCAGCATGGCCGAAGTGATTCAACGGCGATTTCGTAAATATGCCAAGGCGGATGAAGAAAATTGGACAGCAGGTCATGGCAAGGCTCGGAGTTCGGATCCCATCACTGCTCGGGCTGCACTGAATGCCGACTGGCCCGATCTGATCATGATTGACGGGGGCAAGGGGCAACTCTCAGCGGTGGTGAATGCCCTTCGGCAGATGAACCTGCTGGAAGAGGTCAAGGTGGTCAGTCTGGCCAAGCGACGGGAAGAAATCTTTCTACCTGGAGCATCTTTCCCCCTGCAGTCGGACCCAGAACAACCAGGGGTGCAGTTGCTCCGACGGCTGCGGGATGAGGCCCACCGCTTTGCGGTCAGTTTCCACCGCCAGCAGCGCACCGATCGGATGCGGCGCTCCCGTTTGGCCGAGATCCCCGGTCTGGGGCATCATCGCCAGAAGGTGTTGCTGGGGCATTTTCGATCGATCGATTATCTGCGAGAAGCCTCTCCCCAGCAGATTGCTGAAGTTCCTGGTATTGGTCCCCGATTGGCCCAGCAAATTTACGATTACTTCCATCCTGCCCAGACCAGCGACTGA
- a CDS encoding MFS transporter gives MLPTSPSPTSHGFRALLGNRPFMALWIGQVLSQVADKVFFVLLIALLTKYQMGVTSVNSLRSALMIAYTLPAILFGSAAGIFVDRIDKKQVLTGSNLLRGVLILAIPFLPKLFPVLLVIAFLESTLTQFFAPAEQAAIPLLVRPEGLMTANALFTTTMMGSLIVGFAIGEPLLQLASKWGAIGPEILVGGLYLLAGIVLYLVPLVESHHIKREQLAVHPWKDFKAGLKYLAKDRLVSNAMLQLMILYSVFAALTVLAIGLAEEIGLEPTKFGFLLAAAGVGMVFGAGILGHWGSRFRHRPLPLIGFISMAFVLGVFTFTDNIWLGLCLSGLLGIGAALVGVPMQTLIQQQTPESMRGKVFGFQNNVVNIALSLPLAIAGPLTDAIGLRWVLLSMSMIVTAVGVWAWQNTRRVLENVL, from the coding sequence ATGCTTCCAACTAGCCCATCGCCAACTAGCCATGGATTTCGTGCTCTCCTGGGGAACCGACCTTTTATGGCCCTCTGGATTGGGCAGGTTCTGTCTCAGGTTGCGGATAAGGTCTTTTTCGTGTTGCTGATTGCCTTGCTCACAAAGTACCAGATGGGCGTGACCTCAGTTAACTCGCTCAGATCGGCCCTGATGATTGCTTACACCTTACCAGCCATTCTGTTTGGCTCAGCGGCTGGTATCTTCGTCGATCGCATTGATAAGAAGCAGGTGCTGACGGGTTCTAACCTGTTGCGCGGAGTCCTGATTCTCGCCATCCCATTTCTCCCAAAACTGTTTCCGGTGTTGCTGGTGATCGCATTTCTGGAATCGACTCTGACGCAGTTTTTTGCCCCAGCAGAGCAGGCTGCTATTCCACTGCTGGTGCGTCCGGAAGGATTGATGACGGCGAATGCCCTGTTTACCACCACGATGATGGGATCCCTGATTGTGGGGTTTGCCATTGGAGAACCGTTGCTCCAGCTCGCTAGCAAATGGGGAGCCATAGGTCCAGAAATTCTGGTGGGTGGGCTTTATCTCCTGGCCGGTATCGTCCTTTACCTGGTGCCCCTGGTTGAGTCTCACCATATTAAACGGGAACAATTGGCTGTCCATCCCTGGAAGGATTTCAAGGCCGGACTCAAATACCTGGCCAAAGATCGGTTGGTCAGCAATGCCATGCTGCAATTGATGATTCTGTATTCCGTGTTTGCCGCCCTGACCGTGCTGGCGATCGGGTTGGCAGAGGAAATTGGCCTGGAACCCACTAAGTTTGGGTTTCTGCTGGCGGCAGCTGGGGTGGGCATGGTGTTTGGGGCTGGTATTTTGGGACATTGGGGCAGCCGGTTTCGCCACCGTCCCCTGCCGCTGATTGGGTTTATCAGTATGGCCTTTGTCCTCGGGGTGTTTACCTTCACCGACAATATTTGGTTGGGGCTATGTCTGAGTGGCTTACTCGGCATCGGGGCTGCCTTGGTCGGAGTGCCGATGCAGACTCTGATCCAGCAACAAACACCGGAGTCAATGCGGGGTAAGGTGTTCGGATTTCAGAATAATGTGGTGAATATTGCCCTCAGTTTGCCCCTGGCGATCGCGGGTCCCCTGACGGATGCGATCGGCCTGCGCTGGGTTCTTCTCAGTATGAGCATGATTGTCACCGCTGTCGGCGTCTGGGCCTGGCAGAATACCCGCCGGGTTCTGGAGAATGTGCTTTAG
- a CDS encoding ferrochelatase → MRSGLTIHQSRSEGVKVVATPERLSADGSLQNSSQDKVAVLLMGYGEVESYEDFANYNEQALNLLTAKFAPVPTWVYPPLAKLLAVFDLHEWGHQHGQFISPHNAIFEQQRAGIEQNLQAQWGDRVRVFKAFNFCAPFLPEQVLRQIKAEGFDKLLIYPLLVVDSIFTSGIAVEQVNQALVNLADGAEHWVKGQRYIPSFYNEPDYIDLLARLVEARIASDLAVAHLPSQTGIVLMNHGCPHQAKGFTSGITESQVLYDLVRERLIHRYPLVSVGWLNHQTPLIDWTQPNAELAARNLIELGATAIVFMPIGFATENHETLLDVDHIIGDLRRRRPDVTYVRMACVNDHPEFLRMAAAWAHPQIEALLAEQALGVNSSLAIEQAKAHSHAHSHSHGHDHGHGHGHHHH, encoded by the coding sequence ATGCGCTCCGGTTTAACAATTCACCAAAGTCGAAGCGAGGGGGTTAAAGTGGTCGCTACACCTGAAAGACTATCAGCAGACGGGTCACTGCAGAACAGTAGCCAGGACAAAGTTGCCGTCCTACTCATGGGCTACGGTGAGGTTGAAAGCTATGAAGATTTTGCCAACTACAATGAGCAGGCCCTGAACCTGCTGACGGCCAAGTTTGCCCCCGTGCCCACCTGGGTCTATCCGCCTCTGGCCAAGCTCCTGGCCGTGTTTGACCTGCATGAATGGGGACATCAGCATGGGCAGTTTATTTCGCCTCACAATGCCATCTTTGAGCAGCAGCGGGCTGGCATTGAGCAAAATTTGCAGGCCCAATGGGGCGATCGGGTTCGGGTATTTAAAGCCTTCAACTTCTGTGCGCCTTTCTTGCCAGAACAGGTACTGCGTCAGATCAAGGCAGAGGGTTTTGATAAGTTATTGATTTATCCCCTGCTGGTGGTGGATTCCATTTTTACCAGTGGCATTGCCGTGGAACAGGTGAATCAAGCCCTGGTTAATCTGGCTGATGGAGCCGAACATTGGGTCAAAGGACAACGCTATATCCCTTCCTTTTACAATGAGCCAGACTATATTGATCTGCTAGCTCGTCTCGTGGAAGCAAGAATTGCCAGCGATCTGGCTGTAGCCCATTTGCCTTCCCAGACAGGAATTGTGCTGATGAATCACGGCTGTCCTCACCAAGCGAAGGGCTTTACCTCTGGGATTACGGAAAGCCAGGTTTTGTATGACTTGGTGCGGGAGCGCCTGATCCATCGCTATCCGCTGGTGTCAGTGGGCTGGCTGAATCACCAAACCCCCCTGATTGACTGGACCCAGCCTAACGCAGAACTGGCAGCCCGCAACCTGATCGAACTGGGAGCCACGGCGATCGTTTTTATGCCAATCGGATTTGCCACTGAAAATCACGAAACCCTGTTGGATGTGGACCATATTATTGGGGATCTGCGGCGTCGGCGACCCGATGTCACCTATGTGCGCATGGCCTGCGTCAATGATCATCCAGAATTTCTCCGCATGGCAGCCGCCTGGGCCCATCCCCAGATTGAAGCGCTCCTGGCAGAGCAAGCTCTGGGAGTAAATTCCAGTCTGGCAATCGAGCAGGCAAAAGCCCATAGTCATGCCCACAGTCATAGCCATGGGCATGATCATGGCCATGGCCATGGGCATCACCACCACTAA
- the dacB gene encoding D-alanyl-D-alanine carboxypeptidase/D-alanyl-D-alanine-endopeptidase, with product MWQSAVGRQRLARALSQVARGILPQFSLGRMGFLPVLMLILWIRLPMMAQPVSQRLCSAGLGAAIEAIIDRPSLARAHWGILVQTLAAAPSARRTLYARSAQQYFIPASTAKLLTTAAALQTLGPQFRIRTSVYRMDLADQVILRVVGRGDPSLSRKDLQELAHQVQQQGIRQVDRLLADDRYFRGDPIHPNWEWEDIQSGYGAPVNSLILNQNAIGLELFPQAVGQPLQVKWEDAEAAIGWTIENTSITVGPSEPEFVEVGRDVRRPILRVRGQLRVGSAPDSAAVAVLDPAEVFLKQFQKALVAQQIQVRQASLDRTVEPGKQQEVGAIESPPLMALIQEINQTSNNLYAEAILRTLGTVDNPEDSSLSIGLQRMKTTLTRLGVNPSGYDLADGSGLSRHSLASPEALVQTLQAMASVSAYRASLPTTATAGSLQRRFEDLPVQTIVQAKPGTMTGVVALAGYLSNPDFQPLAFSLIVNQSPLPVRELRQAIDDLVKVMARLQSC from the coding sequence ATGTGGCAATCGGCTGTAGGCAGGCAACGGTTGGCCAGGGCACTGAGCCAAGTGGCCAGAGGGATTCTCCCACAGTTTTCTCTGGGAAGAATGGGATTTCTGCCCGTCCTGATGCTGATCTTATGGATCAGGCTTCCGATGATGGCCCAGCCAGTCTCGCAACGGCTGTGCTCGGCGGGCTTGGGAGCAGCGATCGAGGCCATTATTGATCGGCCCTCCCTGGCCCGCGCCCACTGGGGGATTCTGGTCCAGACCCTGGCAGCAGCCCCATCCGCTCGACGGACGCTGTATGCCCGCTCCGCCCAGCAGTACTTTATTCCTGCTTCTACAGCCAAGCTATTAACCACGGCAGCAGCCCTCCAGACCCTCGGACCACAATTTCGTATCCGCACCTCTGTTTACCGCATGGACCTGGCGGATCAGGTCATCCTGCGGGTGGTGGGTCGGGGAGATCCCAGCCTCAGCCGGAAAGACCTGCAGGAACTGGCTCACCAGGTTCAACAGCAGGGTATTCGTCAGGTAGATCGATTGCTGGCGGACGATCGCTACTTCCGGGGAGATCCGATTCACCCCAATTGGGAATGGGAGGATATCCAATCGGGGTACGGAGCTCCCGTCAATAGCCTGATTCTGAATCAGAACGCGATCGGGCTGGAATTATTTCCCCAGGCTGTCGGGCAACCCCTGCAGGTGAAGTGGGAGGATGCGGAAGCTGCGATCGGCTGGACTATTGAGAATACATCCATCACCGTAGGCCCGTCAGAACCCGAATTTGTTGAGGTGGGTCGGGATGTGCGTCGGCCCATTCTGCGGGTCAGGGGGCAGTTGCGGGTTGGATCTGCTCCTGACTCTGCCGCCGTTGCGGTTCTGGATCCAGCAGAAGTCTTCCTGAAGCAGTTTCAGAAAGCCTTGGTAGCACAGCAGATTCAGGTGCGGCAGGCAAGTCTGGATCGGACAGTCGAACCTGGGAAACAGCAAGAAGTTGGGGCGATCGAGTCTCCCCCCCTGATGGCGCTGATTCAAGAAATTAACCAGACCAGCAATAACCTCTATGCAGAGGCCATCCTACGCACCCTGGGAACAGTTGACAATCCTGAGGATTCCAGTCTCTCGATCGGCCTGCAGCGGATGAAAACAACCCTGACCCGCTTGGGAGTCAATCCATCTGGCTATGACCTGGCTGATGGGTCAGGATTGTCCCGCCATAGCCTGGCCAGCCCCGAGGCTCTGGTCCAAACGCTCCAGGCCATGGCATCAGTCTCAGCCTACCGGGCTTCCCTGCCTACCACCGCGACGGCTGGTTCTTTGCAAAGACGCTTTGAAGATTTACCGGTCCAGACCATTGTGCAGGCAAAGCCCGGTACAATGACGGGTGTTGTTGCCCTGGCAGGCTATTTGTCTAACCCTGATTTTCAACCCCTGGCATTTAGTCTTATCGTGAATCAAAGTCCATTACCCGTTAGGGAATTGCGACAGGCGATCGATGATCTGGTCAAGGTAATGGCTCGGCTGCAATCCTGTTAG
- a CDS encoding C40 family peptidase translates to MDRDLSLKLADDRTPKETREYRCMTDINLYDSPACQRLATQAARGRQLRIGHPPAWNQVDPPMAIEVCLCEDDYPGWLAPGDFLQLEPVTVPYQAVAWTEAEIQSHLPAVIAFTQAAMAQPNIYLWGGTVGPNYDCSGLMQAAFASVGIRLPRDAYQQEAFTTPIDLADLRSGDLVFFGTPEKATHVGLYLGDQTYIHSSGQEQGRNGIGLDRLSPDGDAVSQAYYRQLRGAGRVTRSYHP, encoded by the coding sequence ATGGACCGTGATTTATCTCTTAAGCTGGCAGACGATCGGACCCCGAAGGAGACCAGGGAATATCGCTGTATGACCGACATCAACCTCTACGATTCTCCCGCCTGTCAGCGGTTAGCGACTCAGGCGGCAAGGGGGCGGCAGTTGAGGATTGGCCACCCGCCTGCCTGGAATCAGGTTGATCCGCCGATGGCGATCGAGGTCTGCCTGTGCGAAGATGACTACCCCGGTTGGTTAGCCCCAGGAGATTTCCTCCAGCTCGAACCAGTAACGGTTCCTTACCAGGCTGTAGCCTGGACCGAGGCAGAGATCCAGTCCCATCTCCCAGCAGTCATCGCCTTTACCCAGGCGGCCATGGCCCAACCCAACATTTACCTCTGGGGTGGAACCGTTGGCCCTAACTATGACTGTTCTGGGTTAATGCAGGCGGCCTTTGCTTCTGTGGGAATTCGACTGCCCCGAGACGCCTATCAGCAGGAGGCTTTCACCACTCCGATCGATCTAGCTGATCTGCGATCTGGCGATCTGGTTTTCTTCGGTACGCCAGAAAAAGCCACCCATGTTGGCCTTTACCTGGGAGACCAGACCTACATTCACAGCTCAGGTCAGGAGCAGGGTCGGAATGGGATTGGCCTCGATCGGTTGTCTCCTGACGGTGATGCGGTCAGTCAGGCTTACTATCGCCAGCTTCGAGGAGCCGGTCGTGTCACCCGCAGTTACCACCCGTAA
- the ilvB gene encoding biosynthetic-type acetolactate synthase large subunit, protein MAVKRVTGAYALMDSLKRHGVKHIFGYPGGAILPIYDELYRFEAAGHVQHILVRHEQGAAHAADAYARATGQVGVCFGTSGPGATNLVTGIATAHMDSIPMVIVTGQVPRPAIGSDAFQETDIFGITLPIVKHSYVVRDPRDMARIVAEAFYIAATGRPGPVLIDVPKDVGLEQFDYEPVEPGTVKLPGYKPTVRGNPRQIAQAVKLIRQARQPLLYVGGGAIASGAHGEVKELAEQFNIPVTTTLMGKGVFDETHPLSVGMLGMHGTAYANFAVSECDLLIAVGARFDDRVTGKLDEFASRARVIHIDIDPAEVAKVRTPDVPIVGDVRHVLLDLLRRSAEDGEAEQAPDYTAPWLARINRWREDYPLVVPTYPDSLAPQEVIAEVGRQAPQAYYTTDVGQHQMWAAQFLKNGPRRWISSAGLGTMGYGLPAAMGAKVALPDEQVICISGDASFQMNLQELGTLAQYGIKVKTIIINNGWQGMVRQWQEAFYQERYSSSNMEVGMPDFVKLADAYGVKGMLIQHREELTAAIAEMLAHDGPVLVDARVKRDENCYPMVAPGKANSQMIGIPERKQLERAMETQTCESCGAENVATHKFCSECGNRL, encoded by the coding sequence GTGGCTGTTAAGCGTGTGACTGGTGCCTATGCGTTAATGGACAGTCTGAAGCGCCATGGGGTTAAGCATATTTTTGGATATCCGGGCGGTGCCATTCTCCCCATTTACGATGAACTGTATCGCTTTGAAGCAGCGGGGCATGTTCAACATATCCTGGTTCGCCATGAGCAGGGTGCGGCCCATGCTGCCGATGCCTATGCCCGCGCCACCGGTCAGGTTGGGGTTTGCTTTGGCACCTCTGGTCCTGGTGCAACGAACCTGGTCACGGGAATTGCCACAGCCCACATGGATTCCATTCCCATGGTTATTGTCACGGGTCAGGTGCCTCGTCCTGCGATCGGCAGTGATGCGTTCCAGGAAACCGACATCTTCGGCATTACCCTTCCCATTGTCAAACATTCCTATGTGGTGCGGGATCCTCGCGACATGGCCCGCATTGTCGCAGAAGCTTTTTATATTGCTGCCACTGGTCGTCCCGGTCCTGTGTTAATTGATGTGCCCAAAGATGTGGGGCTGGAGCAGTTTGACTATGAGCCGGTAGAACCCGGTACGGTCAAACTACCGGGCTACAAGCCAACGGTGCGGGGTAATCCTCGCCAGATCGCCCAGGCTGTGAAGCTGATCCGTCAGGCTCGTCAGCCCTTGCTTTACGTGGGCGGGGGGGCGATCGCCTCCGGAGCCCATGGGGAGGTGAAGGAACTGGCGGAGCAATTTAATATCCCAGTCACAACGACCCTGATGGGTAAGGGTGTTTTTGATGAAACCCATCCCCTCTCCGTCGGCATGTTGGGGATGCACGGTACGGCCTATGCTAACTTTGCCGTCAGTGAGTGTGATCTGCTGATTGCCGTAGGGGCTCGATTCGACGATCGGGTTACGGGAAAACTGGATGAGTTTGCCTCCCGTGCCAGGGTGATTCACATTGACATCGATCCGGCAGAGGTGGCCAAAGTCCGGACGCCGGATGTGCCGATCGTGGGCGATGTGCGCCATGTCCTGCTCGATCTGCTGCGGCGCAGCGCGGAAGATGGGGAGGCGGAACAAGCCCCTGACTATACGGCCCCCTGGTTAGCCCGGATCAATCGCTGGCGAGAAGATTACCCCCTGGTAGTCCCCACCTATCCCGATAGTTTGGCTCCCCAGGAAGTCATTGCTGAAGTGGGGCGGCAGGCTCCCCAGGCTTACTACACTACGGATGTCGGCCAGCACCAAATGTGGGCAGCTCAGTTCCTGAAGAATGGCCCCCGTCGCTGGATCTCCAGTGCTGGCCTGGGAACCATGGGCTACGGTTTACCCGCAGCCATGGGGGCTAAGGTGGCCCTGCCCGATGAGCAGGTAATCTGTATCAGTGGAGATGCCAGCTTCCAGATGAACCTGCAAGAATTGGGAACCCTGGCCCAGTACGGCATTAAGGTGAAAACCATCATCATTAACAATGGCTGGCAGGGGATGGTGCGCCAGTGGCAGGAAGCCTTCTATCAGGAGCGCTACTCCTCCTCCAACATGGAGGTGGGCATGCCTGACTTCGTTAAGCTGGCAGATGCCTATGGGGTCAAGGGCATGCTGATTCAGCACCGGGAGGAGTTGACGGCTGCGATCGCAGAGATGCTGGCCCATGATGGTCCGGTGCTGGTGGATGCGCGGGTGAAGCGGGACGAAAACTGTTACCCGATGGTGGCTCCCGGTAAAGCCAACTCTCAGATGATTGGGATCCCAGAGCGTAAACAATTAGAACGGGCTATGGAAACCCAAACCTGTGAGAGTTGTGGGGCAGAGAATGTCGCCACCCATAAGTTCTGTTCGGAATGTGGCAATCGGCTGTAG
- a CDS encoding response regulator produces the protein MMEEKPSDVALKARILLVEDNEINRRLLSDYLIYCGFDVLSLSEGKGFFSLIEKFQPHLIILDLKLKDIDGYTLLEQMQQVREEFQVPVIVVSALAFQADQKRAIDLGVRHYFVKPINLGLLRQTIVSELKT, from the coding sequence ATGATGGAGGAAAAGCCTTCAGACGTTGCTCTAAAAGCACGTATCCTACTAGTTGAAGACAATGAAATCAACCGACGACTTTTGAGTGATTATTTAATTTATTGTGGCTTTGACGTTCTGAGCTTATCAGAAGGTAAAGGCTTTTTTTCTTTGATAGAAAAGTTTCAACCCCACCTGATTATTCTAGATTTAAAGTTAAAAGATATAGATGGATACACCCTGCTGGAACAAATGCAACAAGTCAGAGAAGAGTTCCAGGTTCCTGTTATTGTAGTTTCAGCGCTAGCTTTTCAAGCAGATCAGAAACGAGCAATTGATCTAGGAGTCAGGCACTACTTCGTTAAACCCATTAATCTGGGTTTACTCAGACAAACCATTGTGAGCGAATTGAAGACTTGA
- a CDS encoding alpha-D-glucose phosphate-specific phosphoglucomutase — translation MNVRTVATKPFSDQKPGTSGLRKRVPVFQQPHYLENFVQSIFDSLEGYQGQTLVLGGDGRYYNQQAVQIILKMAAAAGFGRVLVGRTGLLSTPAASCVIRKNQAFGGIVLSASHNPGGPTEDFGIKYNISNGGPAPEKVTEAIYARSQVIDQYQILEANEVDLTKPGEFKLGEMTVEVIDPVTDYAQLMESLFDFDRIHELLTSGGFRACIDAMHAITGPYAHRILEQRLGAPAGTVHNGTPLEDFGGGHPDPNLVYAHDLVDILYGENAPDFGAAFDGDGDRNMILGRKFFVTPSDSLAILAANTRGVPGYKDGLAGIARSMPTSQAANRVAEKLGIECYETPTGWKFFGNLLDAGRATLCGEESFGTGSNHIREKDGLWAVLFWLNILAVRRQSVEEIVTQHWQTYGRNYYSRHDYEGVDTDRANTLVEGLRAQMAALKGKSLGRYTVDYSDDFSYTDPIDGSISQKQGIRIGFTDGSRIVFRLSGTGTQGATLRVYLESYEPDSAKQGLDPQTALAELITIADQVAQIQVHTGMEKPTVIT, via the coding sequence ATGAACGTCAGGACAGTCGCTACAAAACCTTTCTCTGATCAGAAACCCGGTACTTCCGGTCTCCGGAAGCGGGTGCCCGTATTTCAGCAACCTCATTACCTGGAAAATTTCGTCCAGTCTATTTTCGATAGTTTGGAAGGCTATCAAGGTCAGACCCTGGTGCTGGGAGGGGATGGACGCTATTACAACCAACAGGCTGTGCAAATCATCTTGAAAATGGCGGCAGCAGCCGGATTTGGTCGAGTTCTGGTGGGTCGGACTGGACTCCTCTCCACACCAGCGGCCTCTTGTGTAATCCGCAAGAATCAGGCGTTTGGGGGCATTGTCCTCTCTGCCAGCCACAATCCGGGGGGACCAACTGAAGATTTTGGCATTAAGTACAACATCAGCAACGGGGGACCGGCTCCAGAGAAGGTCACAGAAGCTATCTATGCCCGCAGTCAGGTGATTGACCAGTATCAGATTCTGGAAGCCAATGAGGTTGACCTGACGAAGCCAGGAGAATTCAAGCTGGGTGAGATGACGGTGGAAGTCATTGATCCAGTGACGGATTATGCCCAACTGATGGAGTCCCTGTTTGACTTCGATCGCATTCATGAACTCCTGACTTCCGGTGGCTTTCGGGCCTGTATCGACGCCATGCATGCCATCACCGGTCCCTATGCCCATCGGATTCTAGAGCAGCGGTTGGGAGCTCCGGCTGGAACGGTTCACAATGGCACTCCCCTGGAAGATTTCGGGGGCGGACATCCCGATCCCAACCTGGTCTATGCCCATGATCTGGTGGATATTCTGTATGGAGAGAATGCACCGGACTTTGGAGCCGCTTTCGACGGAGATGGCGATCGCAACATGATCCTGGGGCGCAAGTTTTTTGTCACCCCTAGCGACAGTCTGGCTATTCTAGCGGCTAATACCAGGGGCGTCCCTGGTTATAAAGATGGGCTGGCCGGAATTGCTCGCTCCATGCCCACCAGTCAGGCCGCCAATCGCGTTGCTGAAAAGCTGGGGATTGAGTGCTACGAAACCCCAACGGGCTGGAAATTCTTCGGCAATTTGCTGGATGCAGGACGGGCTACCCTCTGTGGTGAGGAAAGCTTTGGTACTGGTTCTAACCACATCCGGGAAAAAGATGGCCTCTGGGCAGTCCTCTTCTGGCTGAATATTTTGGCGGTGCGGCGGCAATCCGTGGAAGAAATTGTGACGCAGCATTGGCAAACCTACGGACGCAATTATTATTCTCGACATGACTATGAAGGCGTAGACACCGATCGGGCTAACACCCTGGTTGAGGGTTTGCGTGCCCAGATGGCAGCCCTGAAAGGCAAGTCCCTGGGCCGTTACACGGTGGATTACAGTGACGATTTTAGTTACACCGACCCGATCGATGGCAGTATTAGCCAGAAACAGGGCATTCGGATCGGTTTTACTGATGGTTCCCGCATTGTCTTTCGACTTTCCGGCACAGGCACCCAGGGAGCAACCCTGCGCGTTTATCTGGAGAGTTATGAACCCGATTCGGCCAAGCAGGGACTGGACCCCCAAACAGCCCTGGCTGAACTGATTACGATTGCCGATCAGGTGGCTCAAATTCAGGTTCATACCGGCATGGAGAAACCGACGGTGATCACCTGA